From Mycolicibacterium cosmeticum, a single genomic window includes:
- the uvrC gene encoding excinuclease ABC subunit UvrC, whose amino-acid sequence MPDPATYRPAPGSIPVEPGVYRFRDPHGRVIYVGKAKSLRSRLNSYFADIAGLAPRTRQMVMTAGSVEWTVVSTEVEALQLEYNWIKEFDPRFNIRYRDDKSYPVLAVTLNEEYPRLFVYRGPRRKGVRYFGPYSHAWAIRETVDLLTRVFPARTCSAGVFKRHRQIDRPCLLGYIDKCSAPCIGRVSAEQHRQIVLDFCDFLAGKTDRLVRDMERQMNAAAEELDFERAARLRDDIGALKRALEKQTVVFGDGTDADVVAFAADELEAAVQVFHVRGGRVRGQRGWVVEKTAEPEAAENGSDAGQSAEAQLVEQFLTQFYGDQAELGDGAADQDEATNPVPKQVLVPVLPDNADELADWLSGLRGSRVSLRVPVRGDKKALAETVARNAKEALAQHKLKRAGDFNARSEALQSIQDALALNDAPLRIECVDISHVQGTDVVASMVVFEDGLPRKSDYRHYAIREAAGGGRSDDVASIAEVTRRRFARHIADAERPMVAEGRSRRFAYPPNLYVVDGGAPQVNAAATVLDELGITDVAVIGLAKRLEEVWVPYEADPVIFPRNSEGLYLLQRVRDEAHRFAITYHRSKRSKRMTASALDSVPGLGEHRRKALVTHFGSVSRLSAASIEEITAVRGIGVATARAVLEALGATGGDAGAADSGAAAAVIDNDRHHQDQPSNQQASG is encoded by the coding sequence GTGCCCGATCCAGCGACGTACCGGCCTGCGCCGGGTTCCATCCCGGTGGAACCCGGTGTCTACCGTTTCCGGGATCCGCACGGCCGGGTGATCTACGTCGGCAAGGCCAAGAGCCTGCGCAGCCGGCTGAACTCCTATTTCGCCGATATCGCGGGGCTGGCGCCGCGGACCAGGCAGATGGTGATGACGGCGGGCAGCGTCGAGTGGACCGTGGTGTCCACCGAGGTCGAAGCGCTGCAGTTGGAATACAACTGGATCAAGGAGTTCGACCCGCGGTTCAACATCCGCTACCGCGACGACAAGTCGTACCCGGTGCTGGCGGTGACCCTCAACGAGGAATACCCGCGGTTGTTCGTCTACCGCGGCCCCCGCCGCAAGGGTGTGCGCTACTTCGGCCCCTACTCGCACGCCTGGGCCATCCGCGAGACCGTCGACCTGCTCACCCGGGTGTTCCCCGCGCGCACCTGCTCGGCGGGAGTGTTCAAGCGGCACAGGCAGATCGACCGGCCCTGTCTGCTGGGCTACATCGACAAGTGCTCGGCGCCGTGCATCGGCCGGGTCAGCGCCGAACAACACCGCCAGATCGTGCTGGACTTCTGCGACTTCCTGGCGGGCAAGACCGACCGGCTGGTCCGCGACATGGAGCGGCAGATGAACGCCGCGGCCGAGGAACTCGACTTCGAGCGGGCCGCGCGGCTGCGCGACGACATCGGGGCGCTCAAACGCGCGTTGGAGAAGCAGACCGTGGTTTTCGGCGACGGCACCGACGCCGACGTGGTGGCCTTCGCCGCCGACGAGCTGGAAGCAGCGGTGCAGGTGTTCCACGTCCGAGGTGGCCGGGTGCGCGGTCAGCGGGGCTGGGTGGTGGAGAAGACGGCCGAACCCGAGGCGGCCGAAAATGGCTCGGACGCCGGGCAATCGGCCGAGGCGCAGCTGGTCGAACAATTCCTCACCCAGTTCTACGGTGACCAGGCCGAACTCGGCGACGGCGCCGCCGACCAGGACGAGGCCACCAATCCGGTGCCCAAACAGGTACTGGTGCCGGTGCTTCCGGACAATGCCGACGAACTCGCCGACTGGCTGTCCGGATTGCGCGGGTCGCGGGTGTCGCTGCGGGTTCCGGTCCGCGGCGACAAGAAGGCGCTGGCCGAGACGGTGGCCCGCAATGCGAAAGAGGCACTGGCGCAGCACAAACTCAAGCGTGCCGGTGACTTCAACGCGAGATCCGAAGCGCTACAGAGCATCCAGGATGCGCTGGCGCTCAACGACGCTCCGCTGCGCATCGAATGCGTGGACATCAGCCACGTGCAGGGCACCGATGTGGTCGCCTCGATGGTGGTGTTCGAGGACGGGCTGCCGCGCAAGTCCGATTACCGGCATTACGCCATCCGGGAGGCCGCCGGCGGCGGCCGCTCCGACGACGTGGCCTCCATCGCCGAGGTGACCAGGCGCCGGTTCGCCCGGCACATCGCCGACGCCGAGCGGCCGATGGTGGCCGAGGGCCGGTCACGGCGCTTCGCCTACCCGCCGAACCTGTACGTCGTCGACGGCGGCGCACCGCAGGTGAACGCCGCCGCCACCGTGCTCGACGAACTGGGCATCACCGACGTCGCGGTGATCGGTCTGGCCAAACGGCTGGAAGAGGTGTGGGTGCCTTATGAAGCGGATCCGGTGATCTTCCCGCGCAACAGCGAGGGCCTGTACCTGCTGCAGCGCGTCCGTGACGAAGCCCACCGATTCGCCATCACCTATCACCGCAGCAAGCGTTCCAAGCGGATGACGGCCTCGGCGCTGGATTCGGTCCCCGGACTGGGGGAGCACCGGCGCAAGGCCCTGGTCACCCATTTCGGATCGGTGTCCCGGCTGTCGGCGGCCAGCATCGAGGAGATCACCGCCGTGCGCGGCATCGGAGTGGCGACCGCGCGGGCGGTGCTGGAGGCACTGGGCGCCACCGGAGGCGACGCGGGCGCTGCCGATTCGGGCGCGGCAGCCGCCGTTATCGACAATGATCGACACCACCAAGATCAACCCAGTAACCAACAGGCATCGGGGTGA
- the rapZ gene encoding RNase adapter RapZ: MSDESGIEVVLVTGLSGAGRGTTAKVLEDLGWYVADNLPPELIARMVDLGLDAGSRITRLAVVMDVRSKGFTGDLDSVRTELGTRGIRPRVLFMEASDETLVRRYEQNRRSHPLQGNQTLAEGITAERAMLAPVRAAADLVIDTSTLAVPALRESIERAFGGETVAHTNITVESFGYKYGLPMDADTVMDVRFIPNPHWVDELRPHTGQHPAVRDYVLGQKGAAEFLDTYHRLLEVVIDGYRREGKRYMTVAIGCTGGKHRSVAIAEALAGRLQGGDQLTVRVLHRDLGRE; this comes from the coding sequence ATGAGTGACGAATCTGGTATCGAGGTTGTCCTCGTGACGGGACTCTCCGGCGCGGGACGCGGTACCACCGCCAAGGTGCTCGAAGACCTGGGTTGGTATGTGGCCGACAACCTGCCGCCGGAACTGATCGCCAGAATGGTCGACCTCGGGTTGGACGCCGGATCTCGGATCACCCGGCTGGCCGTCGTGATGGACGTGCGGTCCAAGGGATTCACCGGCGATCTGGACTCGGTGCGCACCGAACTCGGAACCAGGGGCATCCGACCGCGGGTGCTGTTCATGGAGGCCTCCGACGAGACGCTGGTCCGCCGCTACGAACAGAACCGGCGCAGTCATCCCCTGCAGGGCAATCAGACGTTGGCCGAAGGCATCACCGCCGAACGGGCCATGCTCGCGCCGGTGCGCGCGGCCGCCGACCTGGTGATCGACACCTCCACCCTGGCGGTGCCGGCGTTGCGGGAGAGCATAGAACGCGCCTTCGGCGGCGAGACCGTCGCGCACACCAACATCACCGTCGAATCGTTCGGCTACAAGTACGGTCTGCCGATGGACGCCGACACCGTGATGGACGTGCGGTTCATCCCCAACCCGCACTGGGTCGACGAGCTGCGTCCGCACACCGGCCAGCATCCGGCGGTGCGGGACTACGTGCTGGGCCAGAAGGGCGCCGCGGAGTTCCTCGACACCTACCATCGGCTGCTTGAGGTGGTGATCGACGGTTATCGCCGGGAGGGGAAGCGGTATATGACGGTGGCCATCGGCTGCACGGGTGGCAAGCACCGCAGCGTGGCGATCGCCGAGGCGCTGGCCGGCCGGCTGCAGGGCGGCGACCAGTTGACGGTGCGGGTGCTGCACCGCGATCTGGGGCGCGAATGA
- the yvcK gene encoding uridine diphosphate-N-acetylglucosamine-binding protein YvcK, with translation MTDPHATSDVPHGRRPADPRVVALGGGHGLYATLSAARRLTPHVTAVVTVADDGGSSGRLRSELDVVPPGDLRMALAALASDTPHGRLWATIIQHRFGGSGALAGHPIGNLILAGLNEVLTDPVAALDELGKILGLKGRVLPMCPIALQIEADVAGLETDPRMFRVIRGQVAVATTVGKVRRVRLLPGDPPATRQAVDAIMAADLVVLGPGSWFTSVIPHVLVPQLAAALQATTARRALVLNLAAEPGETAGFSAERHIHVLAQHAPGFTVDDIIVDSARVPSDREREQLMRTATIIGAKVEFADVSRPGTQLHDPSMLAAALERVRLRGRASRPDDSDSTAPTPARPVEGVHGQSTVNVSRGDESWR, from the coding sequence ATGACGGACCCGCACGCGACCAGCGACGTCCCGCACGGGAGGCGGCCGGCCGACCCCCGGGTGGTTGCCCTCGGCGGCGGGCACGGCCTGTACGCCACCCTGTCGGCGGCCCGCCGGCTCACCCCGCACGTGACCGCCGTGGTCACCGTCGCCGACGACGGCGGCTCCTCGGGGCGGCTGCGCAGCGAGCTGGACGTCGTGCCACCCGGAGATCTGCGAATGGCGTTGGCCGCGTTGGCCTCTGACACTCCGCACGGCAGACTGTGGGCCACGATCATCCAGCACCGGTTCGGGGGCAGCGGGGCGCTGGCCGGGCATCCGATCGGCAATCTGATCCTGGCCGGGCTCAACGAGGTGCTGACCGACCCGGTGGCGGCGCTCGACGAACTCGGCAAGATCCTGGGCCTCAAGGGCCGGGTACTACCGATGTGCCCGATCGCGCTGCAGATCGAGGCCGACGTGGCCGGTCTGGAGACCGACCCGCGGATGTTCCGGGTGATCCGCGGCCAGGTGGCGGTGGCCACCACCGTCGGTAAGGTGCGCCGGGTCCGGCTGCTGCCGGGTGATCCGCCGGCCACCCGACAGGCGGTGGACGCAATCATGGCCGCCGACCTCGTGGTGCTCGGTCCCGGCTCCTGGTTCACCAGCGTGATCCCGCATGTGTTGGTGCCGCAGCTGGCGGCCGCCCTGCAGGCCACCACCGCCCGGCGGGCCCTGGTGCTCAACTTGGCCGCGGAGCCGGGCGAGACGGCCGGGTTCTCGGCCGAGCGGCACATCCACGTGCTGGCTCAGCACGCTCCCGGCTTCACCGTCGACGACATCATCGTGGACTCGGCGCGGGTGCCCAGCGACCGGGAGCGCGAGCAGCTGATGCGCACGGCGACGATCATCGGCGCGAAGGTGGAGTTTGCTGACGTGTCCCGGCCTGGTACACAGTTACATGATCCATCGATGCTGGCCGCCGCACTGGAGCGGGTCCGGCTGAGGGGCAGGGCATCACGTCCGGATGACAGCGATTCCACCGCTCCCACCCCGGCCCGGCCGGTCGAGGGAGTACACGGGCAATCGACGGTGAACGTATCGAGGGGTGACGAGTCGTGGCGATGA
- the whiA gene encoding DNA-binding protein WhiA — translation MTAEVKDELSRLVVNSVSARRAEVSSLLRFAGGLHIVGGRVVVEAEVDLGIIARRLRKDIFDLYGYNAVVHVLSASGIRKSTRYVVRVAKDGEALARQTGLLDLRGRPVRGLPAQVVGGSINDAEAAWRGAFLAHGSLTEPGRSSALEVSCPGPEAALALVGAARRLGVSAKAREVRGSDRVVVRDGEAIGALLTRMGAQDTRLTWEERRMRREVRATANRLANFDDANLRRSARAAVAAAARVERALDILGESVPDHLAQAGRLRVEHRQASLEELGRLAEPPMTKDAVAGRIRRLLSMADRKAKQEGIPDTESAVTPDLLDDA, via the coding sequence ATGACCGCTGAGGTGAAGGACGAACTGAGCCGGCTGGTCGTGAACTCGGTCAGTGCCCGCCGGGCCGAGGTGTCCTCGCTGCTGCGCTTCGCCGGTGGGCTGCACATCGTCGGCGGCCGGGTGGTGGTGGAGGCCGAGGTGGACCTGGGCATCATCGCGCGGCGGTTACGCAAGGACATCTTCGACCTGTACGGGTACAACGCGGTGGTGCATGTGTTGTCCGCCAGCGGCATCCGCAAGAGCACCCGCTACGTGGTGCGGGTGGCCAAGGACGGTGAGGCGCTGGCCCGGCAGACCGGCCTGCTCGACCTACGGGGCCGTCCCGTGCGCGGGCTGCCCGCCCAGGTGGTCGGCGGCAGCATCAACGACGCCGAAGCAGCTTGGCGGGGTGCGTTTCTGGCGCACGGTTCGCTGACCGAGCCGGGCCGCTCGTCGGCCCTCGAGGTGAGCTGCCCCGGCCCGGAGGCCGCCCTGGCCCTCGTCGGCGCGGCGCGCCGGCTCGGGGTCAGTGCCAAAGCCCGTGAGGTCCGCGGCAGCGACCGGGTGGTGGTCCGCGACGGTGAGGCGATCGGTGCCCTGCTCACCCGGATGGGTGCCCAGGACACCCGGCTGACGTGGGAGGAACGCCGGATGCGGCGCGAGGTGCGCGCGACGGCGAACCGGCTGGCCAATTTCGACGATGCCAACCTGCGCCGCTCGGCGCGGGCGGCGGTGGCGGCGGCCGCGCGGGTGGAGCGGGCCCTGGACATCCTCGGTGAGTCGGTGCCCGACCATCTGGCCCAGGCGGGCCGGTTGCGGGTGGAGCACCGGCAGGCCTCGCTGGAAGAACTGGGCCGGCTGGCCGAGCCGCCGATGACAAAGGACGCGGTGGCCGGCCGGATCCGCCGGTTGCTCTCGATGGCCGATCGCAAGGCCAAGCAGGAGGGCATCCCCGATACCGAGTCGGCCGTCACCCCGGACCTGCTCGACGACGCCTGA
- a CDS encoding cellulase family glycosylhydrolase, whose amino-acid sequence MPLNRHHITSVLHTMTVPLLATAVLATSAGFAVPGPVHPTAVAEPVELTASIDTSSTTVGMADSSLYFMSQADLDTAMQQLQSMGVTQIRVFLPWRAMEPADGTYNWAQADQLLNTAASYGIAVDAAITSTPTWASPYGGLVADGAPRAASDYASFVAAVASRYGTAANNGEAKIAAYEIWNEPNGFTGWYPTPDAAAYTALLKAAYTAIKAVDPKATVVGGVLGAGISIGTATVDPVTFLTEMYADGAAGYFDALAFHPYNYTSLFSAGATFVNSALQQLEQMRAVMEANGDAAKLIWATEYGEPSTQAGEANQAAYIQDFLTTWATLSGAGPSFIYSLIDTATGSSTAEDNLGVFTDTWAAKQAVAVIKAWIAAHPVTTGVSTPAQVLGRLAAAVAQAVHSVVVGITTLVRGAITAVRRLATGMVTAVRNALTSLPTARKVTAASAEAGPTAEVAAVKTTHAVPAGATVAAITAKHVVRQDTSTGRSASRHAAHRHRQAA is encoded by the coding sequence ATGCCGCTGAACCGCCACCACATCACGTCCGTGCTGCACACCATGACCGTTCCGCTGCTGGCGACGGCCGTGCTGGCCACCTCGGCGGGATTCGCCGTCCCCGGGCCTGTCCACCCGACGGCGGTCGCCGAGCCGGTCGAGCTGACCGCGTCGATCGACACCTCCTCGACGACGGTGGGCATGGCCGACTCCAGCCTCTACTTCATGAGCCAGGCCGACCTCGACACCGCGATGCAGCAACTGCAGTCGATGGGTGTGACCCAGATCCGGGTGTTCCTGCCCTGGCGTGCAATGGAACCCGCCGACGGCACCTACAACTGGGCTCAGGCCGACCAGCTGCTGAACACGGCGGCCTCCTACGGCATCGCCGTCGATGCGGCCATCACCAGCACCCCGACGTGGGCGTCGCCCTACGGTGGCCTGGTGGCCGACGGCGCACCCCGCGCGGCATCGGATTACGCCTCCTTCGTCGCGGCGGTCGCATCGCGCTACGGGACGGCCGCCAACAATGGTGAGGCGAAGATCGCGGCGTACGAGATATGGAACGAGCCCAACGGCTTCACCGGGTGGTACCCGACCCCGGACGCGGCCGCCTACACCGCGCTGCTCAAGGCGGCGTATACCGCGATCAAGGCGGTCGACCCGAAGGCGACGGTGGTCGGCGGTGTGCTCGGGGCGGGCATCAGCATCGGCACCGCGACCGTCGACCCGGTCACCTTCCTCACCGAGATGTACGCCGACGGCGCGGCCGGCTACTTCGACGCTCTGGCGTTCCACCCGTACAACTACACCAGCCTGTTCTCCGCGGGCGCGACCTTCGTCAACTCCGCCCTGCAGCAACTCGAGCAGATGCGCGCGGTGATGGAAGCGAATGGGGATGCGGCCAAACTGATCTGGGCCACCGAGTACGGTGAACCGTCCACGCAGGCGGGCGAGGCGAACCAGGCCGCCTACATCCAGGACTTCCTGACGACATGGGCGACCCTGTCGGGGGCCGGACCGTCGTTCATCTACTCCTTGATCGACACCGCAACCGGGTCGAGCACGGCCGAGGACAACCTGGGCGTCTTCACCGACACCTGGGCCGCCAAACAGGCAGTGGCGGTCATCAAGGCCTGGATCGCCGCGCATCCGGTCACCACCGGGGTGTCCACGCCGGCTCAGGTCCTTGGCCGGCTGGCGGCCGCGGTGGCCCAGGCGGTGCACTCCGTCGTCGTCGGGATCACCACACTGGTCCGCGGCGCCATCACGGCGGTGCGCCGGCTCGCCACCGGCATGGTGACCGCGGTGCGCAACGCGCTCACCTCCCTGCCCACCGCACGCAAAGTCACCGCGGCTTCGGCCGAGGCCGGCCCGACCGCCGAGGTGGCCGCTGTCAAGACCACACATGCCGTTCCCGCAGGGGCCACCGTCGCCGCCATCACCGCGAAACATGTTGTGCGACAGGACACCTCGACAGGACGATCAGCGTCGCGGCACGCCGCGCACCGGCACCGCCAGGCCGCCTGA
- a CDS encoding ABC transporter ATP-binding protein, with translation MRLILELIRPYRWLVAGIFGVLLIQIAMGLAAPWPLKVVLDSVVGDHPLPGWLHGLLQPMLGGEGRMHIAGLAAIMVIVIAVIAALATYAANYLTETVGQRIGNDLRTRAYHHLQQLSLNYFDTHRVGPILSTLTDDVDTIQDFASASTLGIATDLLTIFGMLVVMLWLQWDFTLVALAVAPLLLLFVSRIRKAVKAATHEVRRRESDIVAVAEEGLQSIRVVKAFDREDLQERQLALAGQQAVDAALNARRVKSVVSPIVAVVVAACTALVLWRGSALILAGAMTAGTLTVFISYLVSFFKPVQDLAKLTNTIAMASVGVDRVNELLTAQTSVEEKPDAVEPARIKGAIAFERVAFSYNAETPVLRDVTFEVAPGQLVGVVGHTGSGKSSLVSLIPRFYDPSVGTVRIDGVDLRDYKLHELRRQIAYVLQDTVLFRGTIRDNIAFGRPDADHDEIVEVAKLANAHEFISEMPQGYDSAVGDRGLTLSGGQRQRIGIARALIRDSPILILDEPTAALDAESERLVMSALQRLMADRTVITIAHRLSTIRDADKIVVLEEGRVVEEGTHNELLTAGGRYADLHRIQYEDQTP, from the coding sequence ATGAGGCTGATCCTTGAGTTGATCCGCCCCTACCGGTGGTTGGTCGCCGGCATCTTCGGGGTGCTGCTGATCCAGATCGCGATGGGCCTGGCCGCGCCGTGGCCGTTGAAGGTGGTGCTCGACAGCGTCGTCGGCGACCACCCGCTGCCGGGCTGGTTGCACGGGCTGTTGCAGCCGATGCTCGGCGGCGAGGGCCGGATGCACATCGCCGGGCTGGCGGCGATCATGGTCATCGTCATCGCGGTGATCGCCGCCCTGGCCACCTACGCCGCGAACTACCTGACCGAGACGGTTGGCCAGCGCATCGGCAACGACCTGCGGACCCGGGCATATCACCATCTGCAGCAGCTCTCGCTGAACTACTTCGACACCCATCGCGTCGGGCCGATCCTGAGCACCCTCACCGACGACGTCGACACCATCCAGGATTTCGCGTCGGCCTCCACACTCGGTATCGCGACCGATCTGCTGACCATCTTCGGCATGTTGGTCGTGATGCTGTGGCTGCAGTGGGATTTCACCCTCGTCGCGCTCGCGGTGGCGCCGCTGCTGCTGCTGTTCGTCTCCCGCATTCGCAAGGCCGTCAAGGCGGCCACCCACGAGGTGCGCCGCCGGGAATCCGACATCGTCGCGGTCGCCGAGGAAGGGCTGCAGTCCATCCGGGTGGTCAAGGCGTTCGACCGGGAGGACCTCCAGGAACGCCAACTCGCCCTGGCCGGCCAGCAGGCGGTGGACGCGGCACTGAACGCACGGCGGGTGAAATCGGTGGTGTCGCCGATCGTCGCCGTCGTGGTCGCCGCCTGCACCGCGCTGGTCTTGTGGCGCGGCTCGGCGCTCATCCTCGCCGGGGCGATGACGGCGGGCACCCTGACCGTCTTCATCTCCTATCTGGTGTCGTTCTTCAAACCGGTTCAAGACCTGGCCAAGCTCACCAACACCATCGCCATGGCCTCGGTCGGGGTGGACCGGGTCAACGAACTGCTGACCGCCCAGACCTCGGTCGAGGAGAAGCCGGACGCCGTCGAACCGGCCCGGATCAAGGGCGCCATCGCCTTCGAGCGGGTGGCGTTCAGCTACAACGCGGAAACACCGGTGCTGCGTGATGTCACCTTCGAGGTGGCGCCGGGCCAGCTGGTGGGCGTCGTCGGGCATACCGGCAGCGGAAAATCCAGCCTGGTCAGCCTGATTCCCCGGTTCTACGACCCGAGCGTGGGCACCGTCCGGATCGACGGTGTCGACCTGCGCGACTACAAACTGCACGAGTTGCGCCGCCAGATCGCCTACGTGCTGCAGGACACCGTGCTCTTCCGCGGCACCATCCGCGACAACATCGCCTTCGGCAGGCCCGACGCCGACCACGACGAGATCGTCGAGGTGGCCAAACTGGCCAACGCCCACGAGTTCATCTCCGAGATGCCGCAGGGCTACGACAGTGCGGTCGGCGATCGCGGGCTCACCCTGTCCGGCGGGCAGCGCCAGCGCATCGGCATCGCCCGCGCCCTGATCCGGGACAGCCCCATCCTGATCCTCGACGAACCCACCGCCGCGCTGGACGCGGAATCCGAGCGCCTGGTGATGTCGGCCCTGCAACGGCTGATGGCCGACCGCACCGTCATCACGATCGCCCACCGGCTGTCCACCATCCGCGACGCGGACAAGATCGTCGTGCTCGAGGAGGGCCGCGTCGTCGAGGAGGGCACCCACAACGAGCTGCTGACCGCGGGCGGCAGATACGCCGACCTGCACCGCATCCAATACGAGGACCAGACACCGTGA
- a CDS encoding phospholipase D-like domain-containing protein — translation MTRSLIILPDDSAQPVLDAIHASTRSVRIKMFAFSHRPLLDAVVAAHRRGVDVKVMLNPERRDGETDNDVAREMLQRFGIEVRESNPAFDLTHEKSMVVDDEHAFVESLNWTEENFTLTRDYAVVTPSAYEVAEIIDCFEADWARQDFDPGTGAHLIWCPSNGRHRIADFIDSAKHTLFLQNERYQDPVIIERLVRAARRGVKVHVMARAAHHLKDGKLVEGVSGMRILDDVGIKIHRLKHMKLHAKMILADHERAVVGSINFSPGSFDHRRELAIEVTDHEITKRLNEVAHHDWKHSAPMDLSDAGLIADLTGRGRDAHDIDQLALHDPDA, via the coding sequence GTGACGCGTTCGTTGATCATCCTGCCCGACGACTCCGCGCAGCCGGTGCTCGACGCCATCCATGCGTCCACCCGTTCGGTGCGCATCAAGATGTTCGCCTTCAGTCATCGGCCGCTGCTGGACGCGGTGGTGGCGGCCCACCGGCGCGGCGTCGACGTCAAGGTCATGCTCAACCCGGAACGGCGCGACGGCGAGACCGACAACGACGTCGCCCGGGAGATGTTGCAGCGGTTCGGCATCGAGGTGCGGGAGAGCAATCCCGCCTTCGACCTGACGCACGAGAAGTCGATGGTGGTCGACGACGAGCACGCCTTCGTCGAATCGCTGAACTGGACCGAGGAGAACTTCACCCTCACCCGCGACTACGCCGTCGTCACGCCCAGCGCCTACGAGGTCGCCGAGATCATCGACTGCTTCGAGGCCGACTGGGCACGGCAAGACTTCGATCCCGGCACCGGCGCCCACCTGATCTGGTGCCCGTCCAACGGACGGCACCGGATCGCCGACTTCATCGACAGTGCCAAGCACACCTTGTTCCTGCAGAACGAGCGCTACCAGGACCCGGTGATCATCGAACGGCTGGTGCGGGCGGCCCGTCGCGGCGTCAAGGTGCACGTGATGGCCCGCGCCGCGCACCACCTCAAGGACGGGAAGCTGGTCGAAGGCGTCAGCGGCATGCGCATCCTCGACGACGTCGGCATCAAGATCCACCGGCTCAAGCACATGAAACTGCACGCCAAGATGATCCTGGCCGATCACGAACGGGCCGTCGTCGGCTCGATCAACTTCTCCCCGGGCAGTTTCGACCACCGCCGGGAACTGGCCATCGAGGTCACCGATCACGAGATCACCAAGCGGCTCAACGAGGTGGCTCACCATGATTGGAAGCACTCCGCGCCGATGGACCTGTCCGATGCCGGTTTGATCGCCGACCTGACCGGCCGGGGGCGTGACGCACACGACATCGACCAGCTCGCCCTGCACGACCCGGACGCCTGA
- the gap gene encoding type I glyceraldehyde-3-phosphate dehydrogenase gives MTIRVGVNGFGRIGRNFFRALDAQKAAGKNTDIEIVAVNDLTSTATLAHLLKFDSILGRLPYEVSVDGDSIVVGDQKIKALAVKEGPAALPWGDLGVDVVVESTGIFTKRDKAQGHLDAGAKKVIISAPATDEDITIVLGVNDDKYDGSQNIISNASCTTNCLGPLAKVLNDEFGIVKGLMTTIHAYTQDQNLQDGPHSDLRRARAAAINIVPTSTGAAKAIGLVLPELKGKLDGYALRVPIPTGSVTDLTAEVSKTGTVEEINAAFKAAAEGPLAGILKYYDAPIVSSDIVTDPHSSLFDSGLTKVIDNQVKVVSWYDNEWGYSNRLADLVALVGKSL, from the coding sequence GTGACCATCCGGGTAGGCGTCAACGGATTCGGCCGCATCGGGCGCAACTTCTTCCGCGCGCTGGACGCGCAGAAGGCCGCCGGTAAGAACACCGACATCGAGATCGTGGCCGTCAACGACCTGACCTCGACCGCCACGCTGGCGCACCTGCTGAAGTTCGACTCGATCCTGGGCCGGCTGCCCTATGAGGTGAGCGTCGACGGCGACAGCATCGTGGTCGGCGACCAGAAGATCAAGGCGCTGGCGGTCAAGGAAGGACCCGCCGCCCTGCCGTGGGGGGATCTCGGCGTCGACGTCGTGGTCGAGTCCACCGGCATCTTCACCAAGCGCGACAAGGCCCAGGGCCACCTGGACGCGGGTGCGAAGAAGGTCATCATCTCGGCACCGGCCACCGATGAGGACATCACCATCGTGCTGGGCGTCAACGACGACAAGTACGACGGCAGCCAGAACATCATCTCCAATGCCTCGTGCACCACGAACTGCCTGGGCCCGCTGGCCAAGGTGCTCAACGACGAGTTCGGCATCGTCAAGGGCCTGATGACCACCATCCACGCCTACACCCAGGACCAGAACCTGCAGGACGGCCCGCACAGCGACCTGCGCCGCGCCCGGGCCGCCGCGATCAACATCGTGCCGACCTCGACCGGTGCGGCCAAGGCCATCGGCCTGGTGCTCCCGGAGCTCAAGGGCAAGCTGGACGGCTACGCGCTGCGGGTGCCGATCCCCACCGGCTCGGTGACCGACCTGACCGCCGAGGTGTCCAAGACCGGAACCGTCGAGGAGATCAACGCCGCGTTCAAGGCCGCCGCCGAGGGGCCGCTGGCGGGCATCCTGAAGTACTACGACGCCCCGATCGTCTCCAGCGATATCGTCACCGACCCGCACAGCTCGCTGTTCGACTCGGGCCTGACCAAGGTGATCGACAACCAGGTCAAGGTCGTGTCCTGGTACGACAACGAGTGGGGCTACTCCAACCGCCTCGCCGATCTGGTCGCGCTGGTCGGCAAGTCGCTGTAG